From Sporosarcina sp. Te-1, the proteins below share one genomic window:
- the dnaJ gene encoding molecular chaperone DnaJ: MSKRDYYEVLGVSKSATKDEIRKAYRKLSKQYHPDLNKEPGAEEKFKEVTEAFETLSDETKRAQYDQFGHADPNQGFGGFGGGGSADGFGFEDIFSTFFGGSTRRRDPNAPRKGDDLQYTMTIDFMEAVFGKETEIELPREEECETCHGSGAKKGTSAKTCTHCGGTGQISVTQNTPLGQMVNRRTCTHCQGTGKIIPEKCETCHGTGRVTKRKKIKVTIPAGVDDGQRLRISGQGEAGANGGPAGDLYIVFRVKAHDKFVREEDDIYLELPLTFPQVALGDEIEVPTIYGNVKLKIPAGTQTGTNFRLRGKGVKNVHGHGTGDQHVIVKVITPKKMTEKQKELMREFASIDGNSPDEYSSSLFDKIKRTIKGD, encoded by the coding sequence ATGAGTAAGCGAGACTATTATGAAGTGTTGGGAGTATCCAAATCGGCAACAAAAGATGAAATTCGAAAGGCTTATCGAAAACTGTCGAAGCAATACCATCCCGACTTAAATAAAGAGCCTGGAGCGGAAGAGAAGTTCAAAGAAGTGACAGAAGCTTTTGAAACGCTCAGCGATGAGACAAAACGCGCACAATATGATCAATTCGGCCATGCTGATCCTAACCAAGGGTTCGGCGGTTTTGGTGGCGGAGGAAGTGCGGATGGCTTCGGTTTTGAAGACATCTTCAGTACCTTCTTTGGCGGCAGTACAAGACGACGTGACCCGAATGCACCTCGGAAAGGCGATGACTTGCAGTATACGATGACCATCGACTTTATGGAGGCGGTATTCGGAAAAGAGACGGAAATTGAATTGCCGCGCGAGGAAGAATGCGAAACATGCCATGGTTCTGGGGCGAAAAAAGGAACTTCAGCGAAAACATGTACTCACTGTGGAGGAACAGGGCAGATTTCTGTCACTCAGAACACACCGCTTGGCCAGATGGTCAACCGCAGAACATGTACGCATTGCCAAGGGACAGGAAAGATTATTCCTGAAAAATGTGAAACATGCCACGGCACAGGCAGGGTAACGAAGCGTAAGAAGATCAAAGTGACAATACCGGCTGGTGTGGATGATGGACAGCGCCTGCGGATATCCGGCCAAGGAGAAGCAGGAGCAAATGGAGGGCCTGCCGGAGACCTGTATATCGTCTTCCGTGTGAAGGCACACGATAAATTCGTCAGAGAAGAGGATGACATTTACTTGGAACTTCCGCTGACATTCCCACAAGTGGCGTTAGGGGATGAAATTGAAGTGCCTACCATTTACGGAAACGTGAAATTGAAAATCCCCGCAGGTACACAAACAGGCACTAATTTCCGTCTGCGCGGAAAAGGTGTCAAAAATGTACACGGGCACGGCACGGGAGATCAGCACGTCATCGTAAAAGTTATTACTCCTAAAAAAATGACAGAAAAACAAAAAGAATTGATGCGTGAATTTGCATCAATCGATGGCAATTCTCCAGACGAGTATTCCAGCTCACTTTTTGATAAAATCAAGCGGACAATAAAAGGCGATTGA